A window of the Lactuca sativa cultivar Salinas chromosome 5, Lsat_Salinas_v11, whole genome shotgun sequence genome harbors these coding sequences:
- the LOC111878152 gene encoding uncharacterized protein LOC111878152, translating into MQLGVEATFSHLEGSKGDKPTFSAINYTDIPHTQVGNKCLMDKSWISSSRLSNVYDEGVNAFLEFAQTNNPKLDVIPCPCVNCINLCHHSIDNVRYHLFAHGFDENYKIWSFHGEKQPNSDSRCPNNSIPPDAIYTKDMLHDAFKYVDDEPDSLKSLLEECDKPLYVGSKYNALSGLLKFQHLKGQFGWSDASFDALLSVLKDIFPLNNTIPNSIYESKKLLKGVGLQYEKIHACENDCVLFWKEHKDASQCPTCGTSRWKKNSKNVPSKVLWYFPIIPRFRRMFSIPQIAHDLTWHAQVRVNNGKLTHPRDTPSWKLVDNTWKEFGQEKRNLRLALSADGINPHKSLCSKHSCWPVIVITYNLPPYLCMSRKFMMLTLLISGPNQPGNNIDVYLAPLIEDLKLLWATGVETFDSHKKEYFNLRVILLWIISDFPAYGNLSGCVTKGYYACPICSNNTCSQWLPKSKKVCFLGHRRFLPLEHPFRKRKKHFNNQQEHDFMPQPSSGEEIYDYLAGFETTWGKKIKPKKLPVRHQLDLMHIEKNVTESVYGTALNLPHKTKDGLKARQDLEALGIKTELRPEPKGDRHWLPPAKYTLNSTEKHLFYETLSNIKVPYGYCSNFKNLVSDDVSKMNGLKSNDCHVLMQQLLPFAIKGVLDVKLRRTILSLCHFFNELCSKVVNVSKLGKLQSDIVLTLCLLEKYFPPSFFDVMTHLMVHLVREVRLCGPVHFRWMYPFERYMKTLKGYVRNHHRPEGCIAECYVAEEALELCSDYLKNKKSIGNPHERVDERIRSGKPLSKVTIDAVDA; encoded by the exons ATGCAATTAGGAGTAGAAGCTACTTTTAGTCATTTAGAAG GCTCAAAGGGTGATAAACCAACATTTTCTGCTATAAATTACACTGATATTCCACATACTCAG GTTGGCAACAAATGTTTAATGGATAAATCATGGATTTCCTCTAGTAGATTATCAAATGTATATGATGAAGGTGTGAATGCTTTTCTAGAGTTTGCACAAACTAATAATCCAAAGTTAGATGTTATTCCATGCCCTTGTGTAAATTGCATCAATTTGTGTCACCACTCAATTGACAATGTCCGTTATCATTTGTTTGCCCACGGCTTCGATGAGAATTATAAGATTTGGTCTTTCCATGGAGAAAAACAACCCAATAGTGATTCTAGATGCCCTAACAATTCCATTCCTCCTGATGCTATTTATACAAAGGATATGCTTCATGATGCCTTCAAATACGTAGACGATGAACCTGATTCGTTGAAATCACTTCTTGAAGAGTGTGATAAGCCACTTTATGTAGGGTCAAAGTATAATGCACTTAGTGGATTATTGAAATTCCAACATTTGAAGGGTCAATTTGGATGGTCTGATGCTAGTTTTGATGCTTTGTTGTCTGTCCTAAAAGATATCTTTCCATTAAACAATACCATCCCTAACTCGATATATGAGTCCAAGAAGTTGCTAAAAGGAGTAGGTCTACAATATGAGAAGATTCATGCATGTGAAAATGATTGTGTTCTATTCTGGAAAGAACATAAAGATGCTTCTCAATGTCCAACTTGTGGCACTTCTCGTTGGAAGAAGAATTCCAAAAACGTACCTTCAAAAGTTTTGTGGTATTTTCCTATCATCCCTAGATTTAGAAGAATGTTTTCAATACCACAAATTGCACATGACTTAACTTGGCATGCACAAGTTCGGGTCAATAATGGGAAGCTTACTCATCCTCGCGATACCCCTTCTTGGAAGCTTGTTGATAACACGTGGAAAGAATTCGGACAAGAAAAACGAAATCTTAGATTAGCCTTGTCTGCTGATGGTATCAATCCACACAAGTCATTATGTTCCAAGCATAGTTGTTGGCCGGTTATCGTAATAACATATAATCTACCCCCTTATTTGTGTATGTCAAGAAAATTCATGATGTTGACTCTGTTGATATCCGGGCCAAACCAACCTGGTAACAATATTGATGTCTACTTGGCACCATTGATAGAAGATCTAAAGCTCTTGTGGGCAACTGGCGTTGAGACTTTTGATTCTCATAAGAAAGAATACTTCAATTTAAGAGTAATATTACTTTGGATTATAAGTGATTTTCCAGCGTATGGTAATCTTTCGGGGTGTGTTACCAAAGGTTATTATGCTTGTCCAATATGTTCAAATAATACTTGTTCACAATGGTTGCCAAAGTCCAAAAAAGTATGCTTCCTTGGGCATAGAAGATTCCTACCACTTGAACATCCTTTTCgcaaaagaaaaaaacatttcaaCAATCAACAGGAGCACGATTTTATGCCACAACCATCATCAGGTGAAGAGATTTATGACTATCTGGCGGGATTTGAGACTACATGGGGTAAGAAGATAAAGCCAAAGAAG TTGCCTGTTCGCCATCAGTTAGATCTCATGCACATAGAAAAAAATGTGACCGAGAGTGTTTATGGGACAGCGTTGAATTTGCCTCACAAGACGAAGGATGGATTAAAAGCACGACAAGATCTTGAAGCGTTAGGCATCAAGACTGAATTACGACCTGAACCAAAAGGGGATCGACATTGGCTTCCGCCTGCCAAGTACACATTGAATTCTACAGAGAAACATCTATTTTATGAAACCCTGTCTAACATAAAAGTTCCTTATGGGTATTGCTCTAATTTCAAGAATCTCGTGTCGGATGATGTTTCAAAGATGAATGGTTTGAAGTCTAATGATTGTCATGTACTAATGCAACAACTTCTTCCTTTTGCAATCAAAGGGGTGTTAGATGTGAAGCTGCGGAGAACAATCCTAAGCCTGTGTCATTTTTTCAATGAGTTGTGTAGTAAAGTTGTTAATGTTAGTAAGCTAGGCAAGTTGCAAAGTGACATCGTATTAACATTATGTTTGTTAGAGAAGTACTTTcctccttcatttttcgatgTCATGACTCACTTGATGGTGCATTTAGTTAGAGAGGTGAGGTTGTGTGGCCCGGTTCATTTTAGGTGGATGTATCCATTTGAGAGATACATGAAAACACTTAAAGGGTATGTAAGAAATCATCATCGACCCGAGGGTTGCATTGCAGAGTGTTATGTGGCAGAGGAGGCCTTAGAACTTTGTTCAGACTACTTAAAAAACAAGAAATCAATTGGCAATCCTCATGAACGTGTTGATGAAAGAATTCGCAGTGGCAAGCCTTTATCAAAGGTTACAATTGATGCTGTAGATGCTTAG